The DNA sequence TACCTATGCCTCCGTGGCAAAATTATACGGCGATTGGCTTGACTTCAGCATTATCGAGATTTTGATGAAGGGCAAAAAAGGGTATTTTTTGATCGGGGAGCTGTTGCAAGAAAAATGGCTGCATAAATGTGTGGCCGCTTTCGGCATTCTTTTTGACCTCTTGGTCGTGCCCGCCCTGCTCTGGAAACCCACCCGAAAGTGGGCATTTGGCTTTTCGATATTCTTTCACCTGTTCAACAGCTATGTTTTCCGTATCGGTATCTTCCCCTATCTCTCGTTGGCCTTCACCGTATTCTTTTTTGCGCCACAGACCATTCGCAATATTTTCCTTCGGAAAAAGAAAATCGATATCCCGACAGCACTTCCAAAGCCAAAAAAACATAGGTCGATCGTCACGATTGCCGCCATTTATCTTGCCATACAAGTCGCCCTGCCCTTGCGCCATCATTTTTTTGAAGACCATGTGCTATGGACGGAAGAAGGCCATCGACTAAGCTGGCGCATGATGCTCAGAACCCGTTCGGGCTCTCTTACGATAAAGGTCGTCAACAAAGAAACGGGTGAGAAGACCATTGTTGACCTTAACGAGTATCTGACCAAAAAACAGAAGCGAAAAGTGGCCTGTTACCCTGATTTCACTTGGCAATTTGCCCAATATCTGAAAAAAGAACATGCTCAAAAAGGAGAGGATATCTCGGTCTTTGTCAATAGCCGGGTCAAGGTCAACCAACGAAAATACCAATTGTTCATCGACCCCGAGGTAGATTTGGCCAGTGTGCCGTGGAAACATTTCTCGCACCACGAATGGATAATGCCCTCTGGATGGGATTAATTCTTTCCCTTTGATCAACTTTGCTGTAAATTTGCCCAGCAAAACCGATTTCATGCTACAGTTACAGCGAATACGTGAAGACAAAAAAGATATGGTCAAAGCCTTGGCCAAGCGCAACTTGGATGCAGAGGCCATGCTTGACGGCATATTGCGTTTGGATGAAAAAAGACGTGGCCTACAGACCGATCTTGACAATACCTTGGCAGCGTCGAACAAGCTGTCTAAAGAAATCGGTATGCTCTTTAAATCGGGCAAAGCGGCCGAAGCAAATGCCCTGAAGGAAAAAACGGCAGGTTTGAAAGAGCTATCAAAAAGTCTTTCCGATGACTTGAACGACACGGCCGAAGAATTGAAAAACCTATTGTACCAAATTCCGAATATTCCCCATGAATCAGTGCCGGCAGGCAGTTCAGAAGATGACAATGAAGAGACCTTTTCGGCAGGTGACATCCCCGAATTGCAAAAAGATGCACTACCCCATTGGGAACTGGCCAAAGAGTATGACCTCATAGATTTTGAACTGGGCGTGAAAGTGACGGGTTCGGGCTTTCCCATCTACAAAGGCAAGGGTGCCAAGTTGCAACGTGCCCTGATCTCGTATTTTTTGGACAAGAATACCGAAGCGGGCTATACCGAGGTACAACCACCCCTATTGGTGAACGAGGCCTCTGGTTTTGGCACAGGGCAATTGCCCGACAAAGAGGGGCAGATGTACCATGTGCAGGCCGATGATCTTTATCTGATTCCGACCGCAGAGGTACCAATCACCAATATGCTTCGTGATGAGATTTTAGTTGAAAATGATTTTCCGATCAAACTAACGGGCTACACCCCCTGTTTCAGAAGGGAGGCTGGCAGTTATGGTGCCCATGTTCGGGGCCTTAACCGATTGCACCAATTTGACAAGGTAGAAATCGTTCGTGTCGAACATCCTGAAAAATCTTATGAAGCGTTGAATGAAATGGTCGAACATGTAAAGGGTTTACTAAACGAACTGAAACTACCGTATCGAATTTTAAGGCTCTGTGGCGGTGATTTGGGCTTCACAGCTGCCCTTACCTACGATTTTGAGGTTTTTTCAACGGCCCAGGATCGATGGCTTGAAATCAGCTCGGTCTCAAACTTTGAGAGCTATCAGGCGAATCGTCTTAAACTTCGCTACAAAGATGAAAACAACAAAAACCAATTGACTCATACCCTGAACGGCAGCGCCTTGGCCCTGCCCCGCCTCTTAGCAGGGATTTTGGAAAACTACCAAACCGACAAGGGAATCAAAATTCCCGAAGTGTTGGTACCTTATTGTGGTTTTGAGATTATCGATTGATCGCTTTTTTGAGAATTGGTTAGGGCATGTCTAAAAAGAATATGCGCTAAGCATCAATACCCCGTGGCTCGGGCAAAGCAATGGTTTGAGAAGTTTATCAAGATAGACGATGAGCAGTATGCAGAGCGACCTGTATAGGGCGATGCCGAAGGATGGTTAGCGAGATATTGGTTCTTGCAACAAGGTTTTTAAACATGCCCTTAACAGAAAACCATCTTTTTCTCCATTATCTTTGAGCAATGCGATTGATTTATTTCGTTACTTTTTTACTGTTTTTCACTACTGCCAATGCTCAAGAAGACTTTTTGGCAAAACAGTATTTCAATGATGGAGATTACAAAAAGGCCGTGGTTTTTTATGAAAAGTTGGTCAAGAAAAATCCACGGAGAACCGATTATGCCGAAGGTCTTGTAGCCTGCTACCAGCAATTGGAACGTTATGGGGAGGCAGAAGAATTCTTATTGAAAAAAATCGAGCAAAGCTATGCCTTTCCCACTTTTTTTATAGAGCTGGGCTATAACTATACCCTCCAAAACCAACATGAGAAGGCAGACCATTACTATGATATGGCCATTAGAAAAATTGACGAGAACCCTAATTATGGTCATAGCATAGGGGCGCGTTTTCAACAATATGCCCTTTTAGATGAGGCCATAAACGCCTACACACGGGCCATGGCCTTGAAGCCCGACCTGAACTATGATTTTCAATTGGCGCGAATCTATGGTGAAAAGGGCGAAATTGACCATATGTTCGAGGCCTATCTTAATTTAATACGGTTGGGCAAATCATCGCTCTCAAATGTACTGCGGTATATCGACGGTTTCATCTCTGAAGACGCACAAGACGAGAACAATATGAAGCTGCGCCAAATATTGCTCACCAAAGCGCAAAAGAACCCTGATATACTCTGGAACGAAATGCTCAGTTGGTTGTTTGTTCAACAACGGCAATATCAAAGTGCCTTTGCCCAAGAAAGGGCCATTTATAAACGTTCAGAGACAAACTCAGTTGAACGTCTTCAGTATTTGGGAAACATAGCCCTTGAAGAAGAGGATTTTGATACGGCAGGGGATATTTATGTCTTTGTACTCAAGAATACCGAAGACCCCTCTGCCAAACTGAATGCCGAATTGAACCTAGTGGAAATCGACCTTGTCAACGCATCGAAAAAAGATCTTGAAGATATCGACAAACGCTATCAGGATCTTCTTGACCAATATGGTTACCAAAACCAGACCATTGCGCTTCAGATTGCCTATGCCAATTTTTTGACTTTTAGACGCGAGACCCCCGAACCGGCCATTGATGTATTAAAGAAGAGTCTTGCAACTGCTTTGGGGAGATTTCCCGGAGCCAACCTAAAATTGGCCCTGGGCAACATTTTGGTATTTGACCGACGTTTCAATGAGGCGCTCATTTACTTCACGCAAGTGCAAAAAAGCCTCAAAAATGACGTTCTGGGCCAAGAGGCCCGTTTTAAGGTGGCGCAGACCAGCTTTTATAAAGGTGATTTTGATTGGGCACTGACCCAATTGAAGGTATTGCGCAGCTCAACTTCCCAATTGATCGCCAATGACGCCATGCAATTGAGCCTTTTGATTTCAGATAACTCACTTGAAGATTCTACCCAGACCGCCCTGAAAAAATATGCCCGTGCCGATTTGTTGGCCTACCAAAACAAGACTGATGCCGCAATTGAAGTTTTGGAAGATATTCTACAAAACCACAAGGGCGAAAAAATCGAGGACGAGGCCCTTTTGAGACAGGCCCAACTTCATGAGAAGAAGAAGCAATACGAAAAGGCCCGTTTCAATTACCAAAAAATCGTGGAATTCTACTCCCAAGACATTTTGGCCGATGACGCCCATTTTGCCTTGGCCGAGCTATACCGAAAAAAGCTGGATAGTCCTGAAAAGGCAAAGCCCCATTATGAGAAAATTATCTATAGCTTTGAAGACAGCTATTATTTTCCACAGGCTCGTAAAAATTTTCGTATTTTAAGGGGCGATTCCATTAACTGACACTTCCCCCGGACAGTTAATTTCTATGGAATGTATATCTATAACGTAACCATCAATATCGACGACAGCGTACACGACCAATGGCTTGATTGGATGCGTGATGAACACATTCCTGATATGCTGGCCACCGGCAAGTTCACTGCTGCCAAAATGTGCCGTGTGATGGTCGATGAAGAAATGGGCGGCACCACCTATTCCATTCAATACACTTCAAAAGACAAGGACACCTTATCGAGTTACTATAAAGAAGATGCAGATAGATTGCGCAATGAGGGTGTAACACGGTTTGCAAACAAATTTGTGGCCTTCAGAACAGAACTCGAACTCATAAATGAACAATCAATATGATGACCACGCAACGCTATTTCTGTTATTGCGATATGCAGACCAGCGAAAGACAACTAGAAATTTTGGGAAGGAAAATTACCGGCAAAAAAGACATTCTTTCAGGGTTTAAAATGATTGGGGTAGAAGGTTTCGAAGAGCCGTTTGCCACCAGATCGGCAAAACCCCATGATCAAGTCGGGGGAACCCTGTACAACATTTCGTTCGTGGATCTTTTTCATTTAGATGAATACGAGAAACAGTTCAATACCACAAGAATCAAGGCCAAATTAAAATCTGGGCTGATGGCTTGGGTATATATATACGGTCTCAATTAGAAAACAATAAAAATAGATGCCCAAAGACGCTGTCAAGAACAGCCACAAAAAGTCTTCCGTAAGGCCTAAAAAGTATCTTGGCCAACATTTTCTGAAAGATGAGGCCATTGCAGAAAAAATTGCGGGCACCCTTTCCTTTGAAAATTATAGAAAAGTTCTTGAAATTGGCCCTGGTACCGGTATACTGACCAAATACCTTTTACTAAAAGACATTGATTTGGTGGCCATGGATGTCGATTCAGAATCGATTCAATACCTCGGCCAAAAGTTTGCCCAAGACCAAAAGAACAATGATTTCACGATAGTTGGGGCCGATTTTCTGAAACACGACCTGAAAGAACTTTTTAACGACCAACAATTTGCCATAATCGGAAACTTCCCATACAACATTTCGAGCCAAATCGTTTTTAAGACCTTGCAAATACGTTCACAAGTCCCCGAGTTCTCCGGAATGTTTCAAAAAGAGGTGGCACAGCGCATCTGTGCCAAAGAAGGCAGCAAAACCTATGGTATACTTTCGGTACTGACACAAGCCTATTACAATGCCGAATACCTGTTCACCGTGCCGCCACATGTTTTTCATCCGCCACCAAAGGTAGAATCCGGTGTCATACGACTCACAAGAAAGAACCCATACCATCTTGAATGCAACGAAGCTTTGTTTCAACGAGTGGTAAAGACCGCTTTCAACCAAAGGCGAAAAACCTTGCGCAACAGCCTAAAAAGTTTGGGCCTCTCAGATTATCTAAAAGAAGATGCTATCTTTGACCGGCGCCCTGAACAGCTATCGGTAGCTGACTTCACGGCGTTGGTGAAGAAGATAGGCAATGACTCCGTTTAAACTCACAGATGAGCTGTTAGAACAGATCAAGCAATTGATCGACAACAACGAAAATCAGGGGCTTCGGTCAATGATGAAAGAATTTCATTATGCCGATGTGGCCGAGATTGCGGATGAGCTGAATACCGAAGAGGCCACCTATCTCATCAAACTGCTTGACAGCGAAAAGACCTCAGACGTGCTCACCGAAATGGACGAAGACGTTCGTGAAGCGGTTCTGAACAATCTTTCGGCCAAAGAAATCGCTGAAGAACTTGAGGAATTGGACACCGATGATGCCGCAGACATCGTTGGTGAACTGCCCCAAGAGATCGTGCAAGAGGTCATCTCTGAAATCGAAGACAAAGAACACGCCAAAGATATCGTAGATCTTTTGCGCTATGATGAAAACTCTGCCGGTGGACTGATGGCCAAAGAGCTGGTCAAGGTGAACGAAAACTGGACGGTGCTCAACTGCGTCGGCGAAATGAGAAAACAGGCCGAGAACGTGACCCGGGTGCATTCTATTTACGTGGTTGACGATGAAGAAAAACTAAAGGGGCGATTGTCTCTAAAAGACCTGCTGACCGCATCAACAACAACACACATTCGAGATGTTTACATTCCCAAAGTAGATTCGGTGAATGTGAGCGAGAAACCCGAAGAAGTGGCCAAGATCATGCAGAAATATGACCTAGAAGCCATACCCGTTGTAGATGAAATAGGTCGTCTGGTGGGTCGAATCACCATTGACGATATCGTCGATGTCATTCGTGATGAAGCCGAAAAAGATTATCAATTGGCAGCGGGTATCTCACAAGATGTCGAAGCTGACGACAGTATCTGGGAACTCACCCGTGCACGGTTACCCTGGCTCATATTGGGTTTACTGGGCGGCTTGGGAGCCGCGGCCATTATGGGAGGTTTTGAAGAAATGATAAGCAGGCATGCCATTCTTTTTTACTTTACGCCGTTGATAGCCGCCATGGCCGGTAACGTTGGGGTGCAATCGAGTGCCATTATCGTACAGGGCCTGGCGAATGACGATTTAAAGGGGAGTATCGGAAACCGTTTGGTGAAAGAAATGCTCTTGGCCTTGTTAAATGGACTGATTCTCGCCGCACTGTTGTTACTGTTCACCTGGATATGGAAAGGCACCTTTGATACGGCCGTCGCCATTTCGCTTTCATTGGTTGTCGTCATCGTGGTGGCCGGCCTTATCGGTACCTTTATTCCGTTGTTCTTGCATAAACGAAGTATTGACCCTGCGATTGCCACGGGCCCTTTCATCACCACTAGCAATGATATTTTTGGTATCTTGATATATTTCTGGATAGCCAAACTGATTCTCGGTATTTAATTTTCACTCCACTCATGAAGCCCATCAACCTTAAAGAAAAACACACAGCGTTTGAGGCATTATGGCACCCTCACCAAATAGCGGTCGTCGATGATATGCAAGTGTTATTGGCAAAGCTGAAAGGTGAATTTGTCTGGCATGCCCATGAACATGAAGATGAGCTTTTTCAGGTTATCAAAGGCACTTTATATATGCAGTTCAGAGACCGTACCGAAGTGGTCAGGGAAGGTGAGATCATTGTCGTGCCAAAAGGGGTCGAGCATAACCCCATGACAAAAAATGATGAAGAAGTACAGGTACTGCTCTTCGAAAAGCTGACCACTGCCCATACAGGAAACATAAAACACGAAAAAACCAAAACGGTCTATCCGAAAATATGAAGGTCCTACATCTAGATACCAACCATCCATTACTTCTCGAACAATTGGCCGAACTGGGTTTTGAAAACCATGAAGACTATTCTTCTTCAAAACAAGAGATCGAGAAGAAAATACACTTGTACGATGGCATTATTATAAGAAGCCGCATCACCATCGATGAACAATTTCTTGACAAGGCCTCAAACCTAAAGTTCATTGGCCGTGTTGGGGCAGGTATGGAAAACATCTATGTCAGGTATGCCAAGCAAAAAGATATTTTTTTGGCCAATGCCCCCGAAGGCAATCGAAATGCGGTTGGCGAACATACCTTGGGCATGTTGCTCTCATTGACAAACAAGTTGAACAAGGCGCACCGCGAGGTGCGAAAAGGCATTTGGGACCGTGAAGGCAACCGTGGGGTAGAGCTCGAGGGCAAGACCATTGGCATTATCGGTTATGGCAATATGGGCAAGGCCTTTGCACAGAAATTGACGGGTTTTGACGTTGAGGTCATTTGTTATGATATCATTGGCGGTGTGGGTGATGACAATGCCCGCCAAGTGGGTATTTTAGAGCTCAGACAAAAATCCGATGTCATCAGTTTGCATGTTCCCCAGACCGAATTGACATTGGGCATGGTCAATACCGAATTTATAGAAGCCTTTCACAAACCATTTTGGCTATTGAACACGGCCCGGGGCAAATGCGTGGTGACCAAAGATTTGGCGAAAGCCCTAAAATCTGGAAAAGTACTCGGTGCCGGACTGGATGTGTTGGAATACGAAAAGAAGTCATTTGAAAATTGGTTCACCAAAAAACCAAAAGCACTCAAATACCTGAGAAAGGCCCCCAATGTGCTCATGACCCCACATGTCGCGGGTTGGACGGTCGAGAGCAAAGAAAAACTGGCTCAGACCATAGTCGATAAAATCAAAGAGCGTTTTTGTTAAATTTATAGGGTGAAGAAGACCATCTTTGTCTTTTCGGCCCTTATTGTAGCCCTACTCATCTTATTTCAATTGGGCAAGTATTCATTTATCAGGGGCAATATGGCCGTTGAGCTTATCATTGCCATAATCGCCATAGTATTTCTTTTTTTAGGGTTTTACCTAAACCGTAAAACAGCAGCGCCAAAAGAGATGGCCCCGCAACAAATCGACACCAAAAAAATTAAGGAATTGGGCATTAGCCAACGCGAATATCAAGTCTTGATTGAAATTTCACACGGCCTCTCGAACAAAGAAATTGGAAAAAAACTTTTCATTTCTGAAAGCACGATCAAAACCCATGTTTCAAATCTTTTTGTGAAATTAAACGCAAAAAGGCGCACCCAGGCCATCCAAAGGGCCAAAGAACTACACATTATAACCCCTTGATCAGGGGTTTCAGACGAAAGTACCGGCTTTTTGGTACTTTAGTATGAATGCTGTCAAGGTTTCTCCAACTAGTTTTGAACCAAACCTTTAAACAAAAAATGAAAAAAACAGTATTACGGTACGGTCTTTACGGTGGAATCACCATTTGCGTCTTGTTTCTTTTGGCTTGGTTCATGGGAAATGGCCTTAGCTATAGCCTGCAAGAGGTCATAGGCTATATCTCGATGGTAGTATCGCTTAGTTTTGTGTTCTTCGGGATCAAACACTTTCGAGATAGGGAGAACAATGGTAGGGTTAGTTTTTCCAAAGCCTTGGCCATAGGGGTATTGATCAGCTTGATCACCGCTTTGGTCTTTGGTGTTCTAGATGTCATTTATGTTGAATATCTAAATCCAGAATTTATGGATGACTATTATGATCGCTCCATAGCACAGCTGCGAACAACCTTGCCGGCCAACGAGTATGAGGCAAAAGTGGCCGAACTGGAAGCAGAGAAAGAACTATTCATGAATCCCATTTTTAGCTTCTTGATCATGGGAATGACCGTTTTTGTCATTGGCTTTATCATATCTTTAATTTCATCATTGATTTTGCAACGTAACTAACAATACCATGACCATAGATGCCCAAACCGTTGAAGAATACATTTCCAAAGTACCCGACGACCGAAAAGAACCGATAGCCAAGTTACGGGAAACCATAAAAAACAACCTCCCAAGAGGCTTTGAGGAAGGAATAAACTATAAAATGATCGGGTTTTACGTGCCCCATTCGGTTTATCCTTCTGGGTACCACTGCGACCCAAAACTACCGCTTCCGTTCATCAACATTGCTTCGCAAAAGAACTATGTAGCGTTATACCATGCAGGCATTTATGCCGACAAAAAACTCTTGGATTGGTTCATTGCCGAATATCCCAAACAAGCAAAAACAAAATTGGATATGGGCAAGAGCTGTATCCGCTTTAAAAAGATGGATGACATTCCCTACGGGCTCATCGCCCAGCTCTCCCAAAAAATAACGGTAGATGATTGGGTAAGCCTATATGAAAAGAACATTAAAAGATAAAAATGAAAAAAAGAGTGACCGGTCTTGGTGGATTTTTCTTCAAGACCAAAGACCCCGATAAGATCAAAAATTGGTACAAGACCCACTTGGGGCTGAACACCGATCAATATGGTTGTAGTTTTTGGTGGAAAGACCAAGAAGGAAACGATTGTATGACCCAATGGGGGCCGTTCAAAGAAGATACGACCTATTTCAAGCCCAGTGAAAAGCAGTTCATGATGAACTTCAGGGTCGAAAACCTAAAAGAACTGTTGTCGGTACTTGAAAAGGAAGGGGTGACCATAGTGGGTGAAGTCGAAGAATACGATTATGGAAAGTTTGGTTGGATCATGGATCCCGAAGGCAACAAAATAGAGCTTTGGGAGCCTGTTGATAAAGCCTTTTTGGATCAGTAAGCAACAACACTACTATGCTTAGCCCATTGCCCGTCATTTTGTAATTTAGCCGAACGAAAAATCAAAAGATGACGGCAACGGGAAAAATCGAGCTCATGGCACCTGCGGGTAATTTTGAATCGCTCCAAGCAGCTTTGGACAACGGTGCGGATTCTGTCTACTTTGGGGTGGAGCAATTGAACATGAGGGCGCGTTCCAACATCAATTTTGGCCTGAATGACCTCAAAGAGATCGCAACACGTTGTAAGGCCAGAAGCGTACGTACTTACCTTACCTTGAATACCATTATCTACGACCATGACCTATCACTGATCAAGACTATTCTCAAGGCCGCCAAGGCCGCACAGATCACTGCGGTGATCGCAATGGATCAAGCGGTGATTGCCTATGCGCGCCAGATTGACATGGAGGTGCACATCTCTACCCAGATCAATATCACCAATATAGAAACGGTCAAATTCTATGCGCTATTTGCCGACACCATGGTTCTGAGCAGGGAATTAAGCCTAAGACAGGTAAAAAAAATAGTGGCCCAAATTGAAAAAGAAGATGTTAGAGGGCCGTCGGGCAATTTGGTCGAGATCGAAATCTTTGGGCATGGGGCACTTTGTATGGCGGTTTCCGGCAAATGTTATTTGAGCTTACATTCCCATAATTCTTCGGCCAACAGGGGGGCATGCAAACAAAACTGCCGAAAAAAATATACGGTCATCGACCAAGATACCGGTTTTGAAATCGAACTGGACAATGAATATATGATGTCTCCCAAGGATTTATGTACATTGGATTTTTTGGACCAGGTCATTGCCTCGGGAGTAAAAGTGCTCAAAATTGAAGGACGCGGCCGTGCCCCTGAATATGTGGCCAAGGTCATAAAGACATATAGGGAAGCCATTGACGCACATGCTGCGGGGACCTACGATCAAGCTAAAGTGGCCCACTGGATGGGAGAATTGAAAAAAGTATACAACCGTGAATTTTGGAGCGGCTACTATCTAGGCCAAAAATTAGGGGAATGGAGTGATGTGGATGGGTCTAAGGCCACACAAAAAAAAGTCTATTTAGGTAAGGGACAACATTATTTTCCCAAGGC is a window from the Muricauda sp. SCSIO 65647 genome containing:
- a CDS encoding HTTM domain-containing protein; the encoded protein is MVKQFLFKPIDNAPLVVFRIFYGFLVAAECYGAIATGWVRRTLIEPKFTFNFIGFEWLQPLPDNGMYIYFAIMGTLGLMMMVGLKYRVSAFAFAVLWSGVYLMQKTSYNNHYYLLMLLAYIMAFLPAHRDASIDAKLNPSAQTNIMPNYIRWFIISQLFIVYTYASVAKLYGDWLDFSIIEILMKGKKGYFLIGELLQEKWLHKCVAAFGILFDLLVVPALLWKPTRKWAFGFSIFFHLFNSYVFRIGIFPYLSLAFTVFFFAPQTIRNIFLRKKKIDIPTALPKPKKHRSIVTIAAIYLAIQVALPLRHHFFEDHVLWTEEGHRLSWRMMLRTRSGSLTIKVVNKETGEKTIVDLNEYLTKKQKRKVACYPDFTWQFAQYLKKEHAQKGEDISVFVNSRVKVNQRKYQLFIDPEVDLASVPWKHFSHHEWIMPSGWD
- the serS gene encoding serine--tRNA ligase; its protein translation is MLQLQRIREDKKDMVKALAKRNLDAEAMLDGILRLDEKRRGLQTDLDNTLAASNKLSKEIGMLFKSGKAAEANALKEKTAGLKELSKSLSDDLNDTAEELKNLLYQIPNIPHESVPAGSSEDDNEETFSAGDIPELQKDALPHWELAKEYDLIDFELGVKVTGSGFPIYKGKGAKLQRALISYFLDKNTEAGYTEVQPPLLVNEASGFGTGQLPDKEGQMYHVQADDLYLIPTAEVPITNMLRDEILVENDFPIKLTGYTPCFRREAGSYGAHVRGLNRLHQFDKVEIVRVEHPEKSYEALNEMVEHVKGLLNELKLPYRILRLCGGDLGFTAALTYDFEVFSTAQDRWLEISSVSNFESYQANRLKLRYKDENNKNQLTHTLNGSALALPRLLAGILENYQTDKGIKIPEVLVPYCGFEIID
- a CDS encoding tetratricopeptide repeat protein → MRLIYFVTFLLFFTTANAQEDFLAKQYFNDGDYKKAVVFYEKLVKKNPRRTDYAEGLVACYQQLERYGEAEEFLLKKIEQSYAFPTFFIELGYNYTLQNQHEKADHYYDMAIRKIDENPNYGHSIGARFQQYALLDEAINAYTRAMALKPDLNYDFQLARIYGEKGEIDHMFEAYLNLIRLGKSSLSNVLRYIDGFISEDAQDENNMKLRQILLTKAQKNPDILWNEMLSWLFVQQRQYQSAFAQERAIYKRSETNSVERLQYLGNIALEEEDFDTAGDIYVFVLKNTEDPSAKLNAELNLVEIDLVNASKKDLEDIDKRYQDLLDQYGYQNQTIALQIAYANFLTFRRETPEPAIDVLKKSLATALGRFPGANLKLALGNILVFDRRFNEALIYFTQVQKSLKNDVLGQEARFKVAQTSFYKGDFDWALTQLKVLRSSTSQLIANDAMQLSLLISDNSLEDSTQTALKKYARADLLAYQNKTDAAIEVLEDILQNHKGEKIEDEALLRQAQLHEKKKQYEKARFNYQKIVEFYSQDILADDAHFALAELYRKKLDSPEKAKPHYEKIIYSFEDSYYFPQARKNFRILRGDSIN
- a CDS encoding DUF4286 family protein codes for the protein MYIYNVTINIDDSVHDQWLDWMRDEHIPDMLATGKFTAAKMCRVMVDEEMGGTTYSIQYTSKDKDTLSSYYKEDADRLRNEGVTRFANKFVAFRTELELINEQSI
- a CDS encoding gamma-glutamylcyclotransferase family protein; the protein is MMTTQRYFCYCDMQTSERQLEILGRKITGKKDILSGFKMIGVEGFEEPFATRSAKPHDQVGGTLYNISFVDLFHLDEYEKQFNTTRIKAKLKSGLMAWVYIYGLN
- the rsmA gene encoding 16S rRNA (adenine(1518)-N(6)/adenine(1519)-N(6))-dimethyltransferase RsmA, yielding MPKDAVKNSHKKSSVRPKKYLGQHFLKDEAIAEKIAGTLSFENYRKVLEIGPGTGILTKYLLLKDIDLVAMDVDSESIQYLGQKFAQDQKNNDFTIVGADFLKHDLKELFNDQQFAIIGNFPYNISSQIVFKTLQIRSQVPEFSGMFQKEVAQRICAKEGSKTYGILSVLTQAYYNAEYLFTVPPHVFHPPPKVESGVIRLTRKNPYHLECNEALFQRVVKTAFNQRRKTLRNSLKSLGLSDYLKEDAIFDRRPEQLSVADFTALVKKIGNDSV
- the mgtE gene encoding magnesium transporter, which translates into the protein MTPFKLTDELLEQIKQLIDNNENQGLRSMMKEFHYADVAEIADELNTEEATYLIKLLDSEKTSDVLTEMDEDVREAVLNNLSAKEIAEELEELDTDDAADIVGELPQEIVQEVISEIEDKEHAKDIVDLLRYDENSAGGLMAKELVKVNENWTVLNCVGEMRKQAENVTRVHSIYVVDDEEKLKGRLSLKDLLTASTTTHIRDVYIPKVDSVNVSEKPEEVAKIMQKYDLEAIPVVDEIGRLVGRITIDDIVDVIRDEAEKDYQLAAGISQDVEADDSIWELTRARLPWLILGLLGGLGAAAIMGGFEEMISRHAILFYFTPLIAAMAGNVGVQSSAIIVQGLANDDLKGSIGNRLVKEMLLALLNGLILAALLLLFTWIWKGTFDTAVAISLSLVVVIVVAGLIGTFIPLFLHKRSIDPAIATGPFITTSNDIFGILIYFWIAKLILGI
- a CDS encoding cupin domain-containing protein, which translates into the protein MKPINLKEKHTAFEALWHPHQIAVVDDMQVLLAKLKGEFVWHAHEHEDELFQVIKGTLYMQFRDRTEVVREGEIIVVPKGVEHNPMTKNDEEVQVLLFEKLTTAHTGNIKHEKTKTVYPKI
- a CDS encoding 2-hydroxyacid dehydrogenase → MKVLHLDTNHPLLLEQLAELGFENHEDYSSSKQEIEKKIHLYDGIIIRSRITIDEQFLDKASNLKFIGRVGAGMENIYVRYAKQKDIFLANAPEGNRNAVGEHTLGMLLSLTNKLNKAHREVRKGIWDREGNRGVELEGKTIGIIGYGNMGKAFAQKLTGFDVEVICYDIIGGVGDDNARQVGILELRQKSDVISLHVPQTELTLGMVNTEFIEAFHKPFWLLNTARGKCVVTKDLAKALKSGKVLGAGLDVLEYEKKSFENWFTKKPKALKYLRKAPNVLMTPHVAGWTVESKEKLAQTIVDKIKERFC
- a CDS encoding response regulator transcription factor → MKKTIFVFSALIVALLILFQLGKYSFIRGNMAVELIIAIIAIVFLFLGFYLNRKTAAPKEMAPQQIDTKKIKELGISQREYQVLIEISHGLSNKEIGKKLFISESTIKTHVSNLFVKLNAKRRTQAIQRAKELHIITP
- a CDS encoding DUF4199 domain-containing protein encodes the protein MKKTVLRYGLYGGITICVLFLLAWFMGNGLSYSLQEVIGYISMVVSLSFVFFGIKHFRDRENNGRVSFSKALAIGVLISLITALVFGVLDVIYVEYLNPEFMDDYYDRSIAQLRTTLPANEYEAKVAELEAEKELFMNPIFSFLIMGMTVFVIGFIISLISSLILQRN
- a CDS encoding DUF1801 domain-containing protein, giving the protein MTIDAQTVEEYISKVPDDRKEPIAKLRETIKNNLPRGFEEGINYKMIGFYVPHSVYPSGYHCDPKLPLPFINIASQKNYVALYHAGIYADKKLLDWFIAEYPKQAKTKLDMGKSCIRFKKMDDIPYGLIAQLSQKITVDDWVSLYEKNIKR
- a CDS encoding VOC family protein; amino-acid sequence: MKKRVTGLGGFFFKTKDPDKIKNWYKTHLGLNTDQYGCSFWWKDQEGNDCMTQWGPFKEDTTYFKPSEKQFMMNFRVENLKELLSVLEKEGVTIVGEVEEYDYGKFGWIMDPEGNKIELWEPVDKAFLDQ